From the genome of Mastacembelus armatus chromosome 5, fMasArm1.2, whole genome shotgun sequence:
TGCAGCAACTTTGATCGGGAGTTCCTCAGTGAGAAGCCCCGTCTCTCCTACAGCGACAAGAACTTCATAGACTCCATGGACCAGTCAGCATTCGCTGGCTTTTCATTCATCAACCCCAAGATGGAGCACCTTTTAGAAAACTGACTGTTGTTATGACCCTGCTGTTTATGAAACAGTTCAGCTGTTCAACTGTTGCAGATGTGTAAGCTGTTCCACAGTCAGTATTTATGTGACCCTATTTTAAACATAACCTACTCCCCTTGGGTACGTTTCAAAATGATAAGAGTAGAAACACACTCCTGTATATATTGATgttactgtatttgtgtgcacgcttatttgttttggttgtgCAGGCCTGTAATTAAAATTATCTGTCTTTGACTTCTTGCCTTTGACTTGGTACATTATGTCTAGTGGACAAAGAAGTTGTGGTGGTATGTTGACTAAACAGTGCCATGTAAAGAGAGCAACAGCTGGTTGGTGTCGTATTGGGTTCAGCACGTGAGTGGACAGTCCCTGAAATGCTGTATGTAAAGAATGCATATGTATATTGTTGTAACATTATTGCTTTCCTAAGGATGTACTTTTTTCTACCATCTCCATCTTTTacatctgattaaaaaaaaaaaccccattaACTTCCACGTCTGATGTTCTCCTTTTACAACCTTTGCagtttgttatatttgtttCATGTAAGATTAAGTTCTCAAAAAGAAGAGGGGCTTTTTGAAGTCAGAGTTGatttattagtttgttttttttattaatgttgtgATATGAATAACCATGTGATGTTTAGTTTGTACTCATGTAATTtagattaaaacatttttattgtgtaatgttatgttttatattttatgtacattttttgtCGTTACTGACTTTTAATTCTTTGAATCCTGGGAAAATGTTGGAAACAAGTGTTGATTGTATTTTGCAGATCCATTAATAAACTAAATCGATCAATATCAATAGACCTAGAACAGTTTGCACTGAAAACATTCAGATAGGATACATTTTGGCTTAATGTTGATACCTTTCTGTCTAGTCTGTCCGTtctgtttcattaaaaatgcatttgtctGTCAGGGAACAACAGTATGGCGGGATCATTTCTGTAATCATACATtatgaaactgaaaagaagaagaagaagagtaatttattaatccccaaggggaaattcaattgttacagcagttattctaatttaaagtgattaaatttcatattatttagattatattaattaataaagtaattaatttgtatggagaaaagtaataaagtaattatttatatttataacctaaaaagaaagaaaaagagcacttaacaaattaataataaaatttaaaacagaacTCGGTTATTTTATCATCTGGAAAATGAAAGTTATCTGTGATAAAGTGTTTGtgtagatttttatttctcacattTACCTTAAAGTTTCAGTGTGGGCTGTTTAAGGTTGCGCCCTCTAGCGGCAGGACGTTGCGCCTTGACGTCAGCGCGTAACGTGTCTCTGCACAATGTAAACGGAAGTGTAACCGCTGCTGCTTTTACCCTGTAGCTCCTGGTGTCCCCTCGTGTTTGGCTGTTTCTTTACCGGGATGTGGACAAGACTGTAGCTCTGTAATGACTTTTCTCTGTAGAAATAGGATTGTTTCATCTTTAACTGACGCTTGACCAAAGTTTCTCCACAATGAGCTCCCGGGACGTGCTGCAGAGCGCCTCCACCTTAGCGTCGTataatgtgctgctgcaggtacATGAGCACACACAGCTGAACCACAGCAGCCCAGGACTTTCCAGTTCCCCCAGCTCATGTGtcggtgtctgtgtgtgtttcaggtgatGTTCCGTGTGCTCACTTTCTTGCTGAATGCGTTCACACTGAGGTTTGTGTCCAAAGAGCTGATCGGGGTTGTCAATGTCAGGTAGGTGCTGTTATGGGATGGCAGTGCAGAGAGAGCACAGCTGTAAGGAACAGCTGCCGTAAGAAGCCTTGTCTTGTCTTGATGTGTGCAGGCTTACGCTGCTGTACTCCACCTTGGTGTTTCTGTCCAGAGAGGCTTTCCGCAGAGCCTGTCTGAGTGGGGGGTCAGGCACAAGCCACAGCTGGAGACAAGTCATCAATCTGCTGTGGCTGACGTGAGTTGATTTAAGGGCAGAGTTTATGTTTGTGTACTCAGCTTGGATGCTCACCTGTCTCACCTGTCCTCACCTCTCAGGTTGCCCCTGGGTGTCCTGTGGGCGACCCTGCTggtctgtgtgtggctgtggttTCTGCAGGTCCCAGATCCCCAGACTGTCCCTTACTACAGTCCTGCTGTGGTGTTGTTTGCATTGGCAGGGGTGCAGGAGCTCCTGGCCGAGCCCCTCTGGGTCCTGGCGCAGGCTCACATGTTTGTCCGCCTGAAGGTGGTTGCTGAGAGCTTAGCAATGATCGCTAAGTGCAGTATAACTGTGGTGCTGGTGGTCTCTGCCCGGGACTGGGGCCTTTACATCTTCTCTGCTGCTCACGTAAGAAACCATCTGACGTATTCTGCTTTATTTCTGTAATCATGtatgaaatcattttaatcCGTGAACTCTGCCTAGTTGGTGTATACAGGATTCCTGGTGCTGTGTTATGTCGTTTACTTCATTCGTTTCTTGGGCTCTGAAGAGGCAACCAAGAAGAGTTTTCCTCTGCGCTGTGTTGGAGATCTGCTTCCCTGCAAAACTGATGGACAGGTAAAAGGACTGGCCagtaaataatgaattaataatgaCTGTCTAATATTTTGACGTTGGCCATCTGTGACTAATACTCCTCATCTTCTGTTGGTTGTAGCCACTAGTTGATTGGACTCTAGCCCAGCTCACATGGAGCTTCTTCAAGCAGTCCTTCCTGAAGCAGATCCTGACAGAGGGTGAGCGTTATGTCATGACCTTCTTGAACGTTCTCAGTTTTGGAGACCAGGGAGTTTACGATATTGTCAATAACCTGGGGTCCATGGTGGCACGGTTCATCTTCTTGCCCATCGAGGAAAGCTTCTACATCTTTTTTGCCAAAGTGCTGGAGAGAGGCCGTGATGTCAAAAGTCAGAAACGGGTCAGAACTGCCGACTTTAACACAAACATGTCTCTTCATGTCTCTTCATGTCTCTATACAAGGCTATTCAGGATGGTTTTATCTCAAGCTGTGGGGTTTGTCTATAGGAAGAAGTTGCCATTGCGGCAGAGGTTCTGGAGTGTCTGCTGAAACTGGTGGTCGTGATTGGTATGATTATCACGGTGTTTGGCTATGCCTACTCCCATTTGGCTTTGGATATTTATGGTGGCTCTCTACTAAGCAGTGGTGCAGGTAAATGAGCTGTGACCCAGTCACAATAAAGCATACAGCATTCTCTTTTGTCTGGTGTTCTTAGTCATATTGTCCTAACGTTTTGTTGAAGGACCCACGCTGCTCCGATGCTACAGCTGCTATGTCCTCTTGCTCGCTGTAAACGGGGTGACTGAGTGTTTTGTATTTGCTGCCATGAGCCAAGCAGAGGTTGACAAGTAAGAATGTGGACATAGACACATACAGGTGGTACACAGCACCTATCTCATCAGGTAACTtggtctttgtgttttgtcctcAGGTATAACCTGGTGATGCTGGCTCTGTCAGTGTCGTTCCTCTTCTTGTCCTACATACTGACATGGTGGGCAGGAGGTGTTGGTTTCATACTGGCCAATTGCCTTAACATGGGTCTCCGCATTTTACACAGCGTGCGTTACATAAACCACTACTTCCAGTTCAGTCAGTGGAAACCTCTGAGAGGCCTGTTGCCCTCCCCGCTCCTGCTGCTCACACTGGCCGTCAGTGCAGGTGTCACAGCACTTTCCGAGGTACAAGAGAGTCACTTTTCTCTAAATATCAACTAATACAGTAGAGTGTTGTTCAACACAATCTACGTTAAGACAAATAAGTGGCCCGAACtacctgttttttctgtttttagagtGTGTTCTGCTGTGACAGTGGCTGGTTTCTGCGGCTGGTTCACATCGGTGTAGGAGCAGTGTGTCTCCTTGGTGTTCTTGCAGCTGTTCTTCTCACAGAGACTCACCTTGTTCAGTTTGTGAGGACTCAGCTCTTGCCCCGGTACAGGAAGAAACACACTTAAATTAGACTGAAAATGGTTGTACCAGACTGGAAGAAGACACACCTGACACTAAAGAGTGtgagtggctgtgtgtgtgtgtgtgtgtggtcttgtCACTGTATCATTCCACATATGAACAAGTATGAACAAACATACCAAACATGTGTTTTAAGAAAATTGTTTAAGAAAATATTGTcccacacaataaaacaacaaaacaaatatattcataCTTGTGATGAGataattacttttaaaaaacacatttcaaaggtGAATGTACGATTGTAGTTTGAAATCACATAACATGGCATTAGCATTGAATGAGTAATACTATTTCCAATCACAACAGTGTAAATCATGGGAACTTGCTTGAGGCATATCTGATTAGATTTGATGACTGTACAGTTGACTTGTTAAGACCATGAAAGACTTAAgttgcagtttttttaaaaccaaaaccagTTTGGAGTTACACAACGCTAGGTGGTATGTGTGCTTTATCTTTgttcttatatattttttagtaatttaataataatttagttttGACAAGGTAAAGATGCTTGGATCAAGTCTGTTTCCTACATCACAAACAAACTGATGGGTTAAAGGTTTCCTAACTGTATTTTCTAAGTTGAATTTTTGGTACCAATGCTGCAAAtgtatattttgaaaatattttatgttggtGAATATAGGTTTGCACACTATGTCTGTGCCTTTGTTATGCTTTTTTTGCCACTAACTGTTTATTTAAAGAGAGCTGACTGAAGTTTCTGGGAAACACTTTTCAGTTATTTGTtggtttttcctctgttctAATTGGTGCTGAATTTAGGATCCCTAAGGGCTGAATAATGATGTGATTATGGAAAATGAGCAGGAAGTGGTGGAAACAGCATTCTTTTAGTGGAGCAATGCTTAttcttctctgtttattttgctttttatgtgtatttgtatgagTGTCAAAAGTTTGATGTCTTAAGACTCAAGTATTGCTGTGATAGATTTGGAGTCCAGTTTGCCTGGCTTGCTTGTTGCTAGTGTTGTTAGAAAGTGGTTTGATTGCAGTAGGATACACGGGCAGATGTTTGTTATAGTCTTGTATCTCTGGGATTTATTTGAGGAAATGTAAAACCACATGTTGCAGCAGTGATCTCATCATTTGCTAATGAAGCAGCAGAGACGACAACAGAGAAAAACcagaggcagagagatggaATAAAGGAGGAGCCTGCACACTCACTGCATCACTTAGGAAGAAATTTATTGTCTCCTTGggaatcagtgtgtgtgtgttgagctgGACTTacaggagaaaaagagacagcCAGCAGAAGAAGAGTTTCTTCCCAGATACATTCAACTACTCAGCCATCATGTCTCAAGTAAGACCACTGTTTGAGGATATCATGTCTTATTGTTGACAGGAAATGTTGCAGAAATCTAATctgttgaacttcttcagccttgtgaagaagatgcagaagtGCAGCGTCCTGAAGTGAGAGAAGAGGACCTGGCCGAAGCAAAGAACAAACTGGGTACTGGTGGGCCAGCAAAGAGCAAGACATTTGAAGTAATGGAGGAGTgtggtgaggacacacacaaggACATATAATTTGACACTACTCTTACAGATTTAAGAGAAGGGAAACAGCCTTTTGCTGTCAGTGTCTGGTTAAACTAGGATCATGTTTTGGCAGTGACTTTGTGTACGGGGTGTTTCTCATGATCCTTGAGTTTCCACTCCTTAtacagagagggaaggagggttGTAATGGTGGGAGATTCCTGTCAAAcagttttctgtctcagtgGGAAGATAAAtgaagtgtgtgtatttataaaGAGCATATTTACAGTCTTATGTAACCCTCCTCTCTGCCTCATTACCAGTGAAATATTCTGATTTGTTTATTCCCTCAGAGAAAATTGGTAAAGTTGCTCCTTCTGTCTTCAGTGGAGTGAGGTCAGGGGCAGAGACTGCTTTCAACGTGCGCTCAGCTCGACCAGTCAGGAAGTAGCAGGGGGCTGCCTGACCATGATTGGACAACATATGTTCCAGGTTAGAGTTTTGGGAATCTGCCATTTTCCAGCTGGACTTGGGACCGTGAAGAGTTTTGCTTAAAGTGCCTTTTTTGGTCACTTCATGTTCTGTGTAAAATTCATACTGCTGATTTGTTATTGCACTTATATGAAACTATAAAGAATTAATGTTAACCCGTTATATCAGTTTCAATTGGTCACATCTTCATTAGGCAATAGATGCAATGAACAACTGAACATACAAAAGTAATGTATTGGAGGGTAAATGCCAGATGTGACAATTTGCTAAAGGTCAAACATTTAtacaaaatcagaaataaaCTAATTCTGTCTTCACCATCCTGTTTCATAGTAAGAGATGCAAGGATTATATTCAATGTCAGTAAAGATGCAATACAACAACCCAGaaacattaaaggaaaactgagtcaatttgtgtttttcctctttattcaATAAGTGTTTTCAACAGAAGGAAATACACTTAAAATTTATTAGAACAAAACTAGTACAGTAAATTAGTAAGTTGCAGATAGCAAAgatggaaaaatggaaagaaacaaaacatggaaCAAGGAGTTAAAAAGCAAACCTTGCAACAACGTGCTGAAAATCCCAGCCTTGCGTTGTTTTAAGAAACATCAGAACAccagttttatttcataaacTTGTGATGTTGGTCTTGGAGGATTTTGGCGGAGGACTTGGCGTCGTAGAAGAGCTCGTTGATTTCCTCTATCTGCTCTCTCTCCACGGTCTCTTTTCCCTGAACGCGGCCCAGCAGACTGGCTGGGGTCAGCAGCTGTACAGCGTACCTGAGAGAAACCAGGACTCAGTatgctcacacatacacagcacacATTACTTTACTAGATTCTTATCTAACGATGTAGGTTCATGTTATCAAATGTTTCCCCCTCTTTTGGTTGCACCACAGCTGCTGAATTGTTCAAAATTGATCatataaataaaccaaatatgAATTGATCCAACTCACCTCACTATTTGTGACGCAGGGAACAAAATTTAAAGGTCTCTGACTTAATGTTTGTCGTCATGAGTCATGACCCTCACTTGTTGGCAGTTTTTACTTTATTGCCAGGGAACCACATTTTCTTCAGGTGATTTTTATCTAAAGACTTTCAACCTGGTCCACTGTGGACACTGTAAGGCCGTTCATTTTTCACTCTATTTGGTTAGAAGTGTATGTGTTTACCTGAGGG
Proteins encoded in this window:
- the rft1 gene encoding protein RFT1 homolog, with amino-acid sequence MSSRDVLQSASTLASYNVLLQVMFRVLTFLLNAFTLRFVSKELIGVVNVRLTLLYSTLVFLSREAFRRACLSGGSGTSHSWRQVINLLWLTLPLGVLWATLLVCVWLWFLQVPDPQTVPYYSPAVVLFALAGVQELLAEPLWVLAQAHMFVRLKVVAESLAMIAKCSITVVLVVSARDWGLYIFSAAHLVYTGFLVLCYVVYFIRFLGSEEATKKSFPLRCVGDLLPCKTDGQPLVDWTLAQLTWSFFKQSFLKQILTEGERYVMTFLNVLSFGDQGVYDIVNNLGSMVARFIFLPIEESFYIFFAKVLERGRDVKSQKREEVAIAAEVLECLLKLVVVIGMIITVFGYAYSHLALDIYGGSLLSSGAGPTLLRCYSCYVLLLAVNGVTECFVFAAMSQAEVDKYNLVMLALSVSFLFLSYILTWWAGGVGFILANCLNMGLRILHSVRYINHYFQFSQWKPLRGLLPSPLLLLTLAVSAGVTALSESVFCCDSGWFLRLVHIGVGAVCLLGVLAAVLLTETHLVQFVRTQLLPRYRKKHT
- the mustn1a gene encoding musculoskeletal embryonic nuclear protein 1a — protein: MSQPCEEDAEVQRPEVREEDLAEAKNKLGTGGPAKSKTFEVMEECEKIGKVAPSVFSGVRSGAETAFNVRSARPVRK